A window from Pseudooceanicola algae encodes these proteins:
- a CDS encoding rhodanese-like domain-containing protein, whose translation MRKLKRSSANMVAAARARIEEVPTEALIAELGDPDLVIVDLRDLRERQRDGVIPGSLHVPRGMLEFWIDPESPYFRPVFGEEKRFVLHCASGWRSALSAATLQDMGLEVAHLKDGFSDWKAEGGPVEELDT comes from the coding sequence ATGCGAAAACTGAAACGGAGTTCAGCGAATATGGTCGCGGCGGCGCGGGCGCGGATCGAAGAGGTCCCGACCGAGGCCCTTATCGCGGAATTGGGCGATCCGGATCTGGTCATCGTGGATCTGCGCGATCTGCGGGAGCGACAGCGCGACGGTGTCATTCCCGGCAGCCTGCATGTGCCACGCGGCATGCTGGAATTCTGGATCGACCCGGAAAGCCCCTATTTCCGACCAGTCTTCGGCGAGGAGAAACGCTTTGTCCTGCATTGCGCTTCGGGCTGGCGGTCTGCGCTGTCAGCGGCGACGCTGCAGGACATGGGGCTGGAGGTCGCGCATCTGAAGGACGGGTTCAGCGATTGGAAAGCCGAAGGTGGGCCAGTGGAAGAACTTGACACCTGA
- a CDS encoding hydantoinase/oxoprolinase family protein, producing MPPHPSRAPIRVGVDIGGTFTDVALSHPGGLASAKVLTDYSRPEDAILTGIAQACASANVAPSAIVQVIHGTTLVTNALIQRRGAHMAFVTTEGFRDVIEMRSENRFEQYDLNLKLPEPLVPRQHRHTLRERMDAEGKVLLPLDPTEIAQLVETIRDGGYESVAIGFLHAYANGAHELQVAAALRAALPDLSISLSSVISPLMREFERFNTVIANAYVQPQVAAYLGRLVERLRAEHIPAPVYMLHSGGGLISVDTAAEQPVRLLESGPAGGAIFAAELARAHGIPRALSFDMGGTTAKICLIEDGRPKTANTFEVARTYRFKKGSGMPVSTPVVEMVEIGAGGGSIASVDAMGRVQVGPASAGSEPGPACYQRGGSDPTVTDANLLMGRLDPQNFAGGAIPLSPDLSTKAMQALAPSGLTADEAAFAVTEMVDENMANAARVHTVENGRDIESFTMIAFGGGAPLHACRQCEKLGIDALLIPPGAGVGSAIGFLQAPFSYEATRGLFQRLDSFDAATVNRTLAEMHDEATRFLGNTKGPLIPRLTAFMRYAGQGWEIPVPLAQDSFGPNDLPALRRAFETCYRQLFGRVIDDLAVEVTNWSLTLATETPDPTPVTRSLGTTQADTSQTRMVFDAALRRRVEACEIPRAGMTPGMRIEGPAVITESETTTIVTSAFTAIAQPDGALLLLRKGG from the coding sequence ATGCCCCCCCATCCCAGCCGCGCCCCCATCCGCGTCGGAGTCGACATCGGCGGCACCTTCACCGATGTCGCCCTGAGCCACCCCGGCGGGCTGGCCAGTGCCAAGGTGCTGACCGATTACAGCCGCCCCGAAGACGCGATCCTGACCGGCATCGCCCAGGCCTGCGCCAGCGCGAATGTCGCGCCCTCTGCCATCGTTCAGGTCATCCATGGCACCACGCTTGTCACGAATGCCCTGATCCAGCGGCGCGGCGCACATATGGCCTTTGTCACCACCGAAGGCTTTCGCGACGTGATCGAGATGCGGTCCGAAAACCGGTTCGAGCAATATGACCTGAACCTCAAACTGCCCGAACCGCTGGTCCCCCGGCAGCACCGCCACACCCTGCGCGAACGTATGGACGCCGAGGGCAAGGTGTTGCTGCCGCTTGATCCGACGGAAATCGCGCAGTTGGTCGAGACGATCCGCGATGGCGGGTATGAGTCCGTCGCCATCGGTTTCCTGCACGCCTATGCCAATGGCGCCCATGAACTGCAGGTCGCCGCCGCCCTGCGCGCCGCCCTGCCCGACCTGTCGATCTCCCTCAGTTCGGTGATCTCGCCCCTGATGCGGGAATTCGAGCGCTTCAACACCGTGATCGCCAATGCCTACGTGCAGCCGCAGGTCGCCGCGTACCTTGGCCGCCTTGTGGAAAGGTTGCGCGCCGAACACATCCCGGCCCCGGTCTACATGCTGCATTCCGGGGGCGGGCTGATCTCGGTCGACACCGCCGCCGAGCAGCCCGTCCGCCTGCTGGAATCCGGTCCCGCCGGGGGCGCGATCTTTGCCGCCGAGCTTGCCCGCGCCCATGGCATCCCCCGCGCGCTGAGCTTTGACATGGGCGGGACCACCGCCAAGATCTGCCTGATCGAGGACGGCCGCCCAAAGACCGCCAATACATTCGAGGTCGCCCGGACCTACCGCTTCAAGAAGGGCTCCGGCATGCCCGTCTCGACCCCCGTGGTCGAGATGGTCGAGATCGGTGCCGGTGGCGGCTCCATCGCTTCGGTCGATGCCATGGGGCGCGTGCAGGTCGGCCCCGCGTCGGCCGGGTCGGAACCGGGACCCGCCTGTTACCAACGTGGCGGCAGCGACCCGACGGTGACCGATGCAAACCTGCTCATGGGTCGACTGGACCCACAGAACTTTGCCGGCGGCGCAATCCCTCTGTCGCCCGACCTGTCGACAAAGGCGATGCAAGCGCTTGCGCCCTCGGGCCTGACCGCTGACGAAGCCGCCTTCGCGGTGACAGAGATGGTGGACGAGAACATGGCCAACGCAGCCCGCGTCCATACGGTCGAGAACGGTCGTGACATCGAAAGCTTCACCATGATCGCCTTTGGCGGGGGCGCGCCGCTGCACGCCTGCCGCCAATGCGAAAAGCTGGGTATAGATGCTCTGCTGATCCCGCCCGGCGCGGGCGTCGGGTCTGCCATCGGGTTTCTGCAGGCGCCTTTCAGCTACGAGGCGACGCGCGGCTTGTTCCAGCGCCTCGACAGCTTCGACGCGGCAACGGTCAACAGGACGCTGGCCGAGATGCACGACGAGGCCACGAGGTTTCTCGGCAACACCAAGGGGCCGCTGATTCCCCGGCTGACCGCCTTCATGCGCTATGCCGGGCAGGGCTGGGAGATCCCGGTGCCGCTGGCCCAGGACAGCTTCGGCCCCAATGACCTGCCCGCCCTGCGCCGCGCTTTCGAGACGTGCTATCGCCAGCTTTTCGGCCGCGTCATCGACGATCTGGCGGTCGAGGTCACGAACTGGTCGCTGACCCTCGCCACCGAGACGCCCGACCCCACGCCCGTCACCCGCAGCCTCGGCACGACGCAAGCAGACACCAGCCAGACCCGTATGGTCTTTGACGCCGCCCTGCGTCGCCGCGTCGAGGCATGCGAAATCCCCCGCGCCGGAATGACCCCCGGCATGCGTATCGAAGGCCCCGCCGTCATCACTGAATCCGAAACCACCACCATCGTCACAAGCGCCTTCACAGCCATCGCCCAGCCGGACGGTGCGCTTCTTCTGCTTCGGAAAGGAGGCTGA
- a CDS encoding IclR family transcriptional regulator, which produces MNDTPRGTTATSGPITGQPRVDSTLSKGLLILEVLTSTDRPKGVTELSRDLGLTKSNVFRLLQTLCVLGYVRHTADKQYEATLKTWQVGRSVVENLNLRELAAPQMRMLSDETGEAVYLAVPEARTVIYIDKIESRQPIRTWNPVGGAAPIHAVSTGKAILAANYDRFRPLLETGMDRHTDRTLTDLAALDAEIATIRARGYAIDTGEFRERVHGYGAAITLPDGFVTAAIGISLPDLNLPADAEARYGALVRHAAAEVTARLARV; this is translated from the coding sequence TTGAACGACACGCCGCGCGGCACCACCGCGACTTCGGGGCCGATCACCGGCCAGCCAAGGGTCGATTCCACCCTGTCAAAGGGGTTGCTGATCCTCGAGGTGCTGACCTCGACCGATCGCCCCAAGGGCGTGACAGAGCTTTCGCGGGATCTTGGCCTGACCAAGTCCAACGTCTTTCGCCTGCTCCAGACGCTTTGCGTGCTGGGCTACGTCCGCCATACCGCCGACAAGCAGTACGAGGCGACGCTGAAGACCTGGCAAGTGGGCCGGTCCGTGGTCGAAAACCTCAACCTGCGCGAACTGGCCGCGCCGCAGATGCGGATGCTGTCGGATGAAACCGGCGAAGCTGTCTATCTTGCCGTGCCCGAGGCGCGCACCGTCATCTACATCGACAAGATCGAAAGCCGCCAGCCGATCCGCACCTGGAACCCGGTGGGCGGTGCCGCCCCGATCCATGCGGTGTCGACCGGAAAGGCGATTCTGGCGGCGAATTACGACCGCTTCCGCCCGTTGCTCGAAACCGGGATGGACCGCCATACCGACCGGACCCTGACCGATCTTGCCGCGCTCGATGCTGAAATAGCCACGATCCGCGCACGCGGCTATGCCATCGATACCGGAGAGTTCCGCGAGCGGGTGCATGGATACGGCGCGGCGATCACCCTGCCCGACGGATTTGTCACCGCTGCCATCGGGATTTCGCTGCCCGACCTCAACCTGCCCGCCGATGCAGAGGCACGTTATGGCGCGCTGGTCCGCCATGCGGCGGCAGAGGTCACCGCCCGGCTTGCCCGCGTCTGA
- a CDS encoding NAD(P)/FAD-dependent oxidoreductase, whose amino-acid sequence MRTPSATPLWQISAAEPETASPLAGASHADLAIVGAGFTGLSTALHGATAGLDCLVLEAERPGFGGSGRNVGLVNAGVWLPPRKVRATMGDGPGAQFIDYFGTAPERVFDLIEKHQIRCEPRRNGTIHAAHSPAGFRDLQARAADWHAIGAPVDLLDPDETAKLTGTRGFHGGLLDHRAGTINPEAYCRGLARAARAAGARIATGTEVTALRRDGDLWHLTTSQGNITARAVVLATNAYTGGLWPGLAQGFTPISFFQCATAPLGAEAAHVLPGGQGLWTTAPVMTSLRRDADGRIILGSMGRITRGTSLRWANRTLQRLYPELPPVGFETCWHGTIAMTPDHLPRIHRLAPDLYTPIGYNGRGITTGTIFGQAIAALLTGAGEDSLPLPLTAPTRDRARGLKAGVYRVGFAAHQFLKSI is encoded by the coding sequence ATGCGGACCCCTTCCGCGACCCCCCTCTGGCAAATCTCGGCAGCAGAGCCGGAAACCGCCTCGCCCCTGGCGGGCGCATCCCATGCTGATCTTGCCATCGTCGGCGCCGGATTCACCGGCCTGTCCACCGCCCTGCACGGGGCCACGGCCGGGCTGGACTGCCTTGTGCTGGAGGCAGAGCGGCCGGGTTTCGGCGGTTCCGGGCGCAATGTCGGGCTGGTCAATGCCGGGGTCTGGCTGCCCCCGCGCAAGGTGCGCGCCACCATGGGCGACGGGCCGGGGGCGCAGTTCATCGACTATTTCGGCACTGCGCCAGAGCGGGTCTTCGATCTGATCGAAAAGCACCAGATCCGATGCGAGCCACGCCGCAATGGCACGATCCACGCGGCACATTCCCCTGCCGGGTTCCGCGATCTTCAGGCCCGTGCCGCGGATTGGCACGCCATCGGCGCGCCGGTCGACCTGCTGGACCCGGACGAGACCGCAAAGCTGACCGGCACGCGGGGGTTCCACGGTGGGCTGCTGGATCACCGGGCCGGTACCATCAACCCCGAAGCCTATTGTCGCGGGCTGGCCCGTGCCGCCCGTGCCGCCGGGGCGCGTATCGCCACCGGGACCGAGGTCACGGCGCTGCGGCGCGACGGGGATCTCTGGCATCTGACGACCTCGCAGGGAAACATCACCGCCCGCGCCGTGGTGCTGGCGACCAACGCCTACACCGGGGGCCTCTGGCCCGGTCTGGCGCAGGGGTTCACGCCGATCAGTTTCTTCCAATGCGCCACCGCCCCGCTGGGGGCCGAGGCCGCGCATGTGCTGCCCGGTGGCCAGGGTCTCTGGACGACGGCGCCGGTGATGACATCCCTGCGGCGCGATGCGGACGGGCGGATCATTCTCGGCTCCATGGGGCGGATCACGCGCGGGACCTCGCTTCGATGGGCGAACCGGACGCTGCAGCGGCTCTATCCCGAATTGCCCCCGGTCGGGTTCGAAACCTGCTGGCATGGCACCATCGCCATGACCCCCGATCATCTGCCCCGCATTCACCGCCTGGCGCCCGATCTTTACACGCCGATCGGGTATAACGGGCGCGGCATCACCACCGGCACGATCTTTGGCCAGGCCATCGCGGCCTTGCTGACCGGCGCCGGTGAAGACAGCCTGCCGCTGCCCCTGACCGCCCCGACCCGCGACCGCGCGCGCGGCCTGAAGGCCGGCGTCTACCGCGTGGGCTTTGCCGCCCATCAATTCCTCAAGTCGATCTGA